The following are encoded together in the Capsulimonas corticalis genome:
- a CDS encoding HAD family hydrolase — protein sequence MPTTAPVRGVIFDLDGTLADTFPVIFAAFRHAFAVHADRHLSDAEIEAMFGPNEEGCIRKAIPGDWQACLATYLAEYERVHDLCPGPFPGVIALLDWLRARGVLVAIVTGKGAQSAAISLRRLELNGHFEIVKPGSPEGSIKPQAIREVLAEWAMTPADVVYVGDAPSDVTAAREVGVRVIGAAWADSTDAAKLAAMSPDALLKSVGELREWLAGAV from the coding sequence ATGCCCACCACCGCCCCCGTGCGCGGCGTCATTTTTGACCTCGACGGCACGCTCGCCGACACCTTCCCTGTGATCTTCGCCGCCTTCCGCCACGCCTTCGCGGTGCACGCCGACCGTCATCTTTCCGATGCGGAGATCGAGGCGATGTTCGGCCCCAATGAGGAAGGGTGCATCCGCAAGGCGATTCCCGGCGACTGGCAAGCCTGTCTCGCCACCTACCTCGCGGAATACGAGCGCGTGCACGATCTCTGCCCCGGCCCGTTTCCGGGCGTCATTGCATTGCTGGACTGGCTGCGCGCGCGGGGCGTCCTGGTGGCGATCGTGACGGGAAAAGGCGCGCAGAGCGCCGCCATCTCCCTGCGGCGTCTGGAGCTGAACGGTCACTTTGAGATTGTCAAACCGGGATCGCCCGAAGGCTCGATCAAACCCCAAGCGATCCGTGAAGTGCTGGCGGAGTGGGCGATGACGCCCGCCGACGTCGTCTACGTCGGCGACGCGCCCTCCGACGTCACCGCTGCCCGCGAAGTCGGCGTTCGGGTGATCGGCGCGGCGTGGGCAGATTCTACCGACGCGGCGAAGCTTGCGGCAATGTCGCCGGACGCGTTATTGAAGAGCGTGGGGGAATTGCGGGAGTGGCTTGCGGGGGCGGTTTAG
- a CDS encoding EVE domain-containing protein yields MDTRYWIGVVSQSHVERGVAGGFAQLCHGKCAPLRRMNVGDWLVYYSPKTDMTDGEPLQMFTAIGQVVGESAYEYEMSPKFIPFRRDIVYAACKPAAIQPLLPRLSFIHDVKRWGYPFRSGHFEMTKADFDLIAQQMEVHHAE; encoded by the coding sequence ATGGACACACGGTACTGGATCGGCGTCGTTTCACAGTCTCATGTTGAGCGCGGCGTGGCGGGCGGCTTCGCGCAGCTTTGCCACGGCAAATGCGCGCCGCTGCGCCGGATGAATGTCGGCGACTGGCTCGTTTATTACTCTCCCAAAACAGACATGACGGACGGTGAGCCGCTGCAAATGTTCACGGCGATCGGCCAGGTCGTCGGTGAAAGCGCTTATGAGTACGAGATGAGCCCGAAGTTTATCCCGTTCCGCCGCGACATTGTTTACGCGGCCTGCAAGCCGGCGGCCATCCAGCCGCTGCTGCCCCGCCTGTCGTTCATTCACGATGTCAAACGCTGGGGCTACCCATTCCGCAGCGGTCACTTCGAAATGACGAAGGCGGATTTCGATCTGATCGCCCAGCAAATGGAGGTTCACCATGCGGAATGA
- a CDS encoding MarR family winged helix-turn-helix transcriptional regulator: MRNEREPFSVEDADDSTGFLLWQVTAIWQRAIAAALRPHDFTQVQYALLASLLWMSGREEWITQTMLARHAKLDMMMTSQVLRAMETKGLVERRAHPTDTRAKVLMLTESGAERIRKAIPEVEKADAEFFQAVCSQRREFHASLRALIEQAKDPK; the protein is encoded by the coding sequence ATGCGGAATGAGCGCGAGCCGTTTTCCGTGGAGGACGCCGATGACAGCACCGGATTTTTGCTCTGGCAGGTGACGGCGATCTGGCAGCGCGCCATTGCCGCCGCGCTGCGCCCGCACGATTTCACCCAGGTGCAGTACGCCCTGCTGGCGAGCCTGCTCTGGATGTCCGGCCGGGAAGAGTGGATCACGCAGACGATGCTGGCGCGGCATGCGAAGCTGGACATGATGATGACGTCCCAGGTGCTGCGCGCGATGGAGACAAAGGGTCTCGTCGAGCGGCGCGCGCACCCCACCGACACGCGCGCCAAGGTTCTGATGCTGACGGAAAGCGGCGCGGAGCGCATTCGCAAAGCCATCCCGGAAGTCGAGAAGGCCGACGCCGAGTTTTTTCAGGCGGTCTGTTCGCAGCGGCGTGAGTTCCACGCCTCGCTGCGCGCATTGATCGAACAAGCCAAAGATCCAAAATAA